A stretch of the uncultured Desulfobacter sp. genome encodes the following:
- a CDS encoding cysteine synthase yields MYASIIDSIGNTPLVKIQTLNPVPGVTILAKLEYMNPGGSIKDRAALYMINQAEADGALTPAKTVIEATSGNTGIGLAMICAVKGYKLALAMSESASEERKKILKARGAQIILTPRHLGSDGAIEEAYRLAREYPDKYFLTDQYNNDANWKAHYHTTGPEIMAQTNGQVDAVVATVGTSGTLMGLSRYFKDQDHPARVICAEPYLGHGIQGLKNMKESYTPEIFDKTLLGEIVHIDDEPAFEAARQLAAKEGLFVGMSSGAAMAVALEQAKRLQNGVIVVIFPDSGERYLSTELFSVKKNIHLTIHNSLGGKKESLNPQGDKEVGVYTCGPTVHRRQDITHFRRHAFTDLLIRYLEYQDVKVKHIVNITDYDDKTIDGARQAKTTPQKFTHPFIDRFLDDLSRLGMRPAQGYPKVSEHFTEMTDLTRKLLVNNHAYEKLHSVYFDLASFGDYGRLSRVDVNKIRVGATVDLDEYEKNNPRDFTLLKRVTLSELKQGLGVKTEWGNVRPSLHLQCAALASTFLGTDFDIHTGSMELMFPHHENEIAIARAAGGSFAKVWMHCHPVQYDGSLETDDVDLLTLDRLVEMGWDEKTIRFWLLSAHYRKSLLLSRKSLDDAKTVLSRINRCIESLGHVSGPSNEEEIQHITYDLRQGMMDAMANDLKVPVLVSDLLSGVKKINRMVVDGQVGQGGAQRLLKCFKDVDAVLNIFDFSKKVPYSSEVVALMAERDAARQQKDFQTADRIRKQLDEMGILVHDQKV; encoded by the coding sequence ATGTATGCCAGCATTATTGATTCAATCGGCAACACCCCGCTTGTAAAAATTCAGACACTTAATCCGGTACCGGGCGTCACGATCCTGGCCAAGCTTGAATACATGAACCCGGGCGGGTCCATCAAGGACAGGGCTGCCCTTTATATGATCAACCAGGCAGAGGCCGACGGTGCATTGACCCCTGCCAAAACCGTTATTGAAGCCACTTCCGGAAATACGGGCATCGGTCTTGCCATGATCTGTGCGGTCAAGGGCTACAAACTGGCCCTGGCCATGTCCGAAAGCGCCAGTGAAGAGCGAAAAAAAATACTCAAAGCCCGGGGCGCCCAAATTATCCTTACGCCCAGACACCTGGGATCGGACGGAGCCATTGAAGAGGCTTACCGTCTGGCCAGGGAATATCCAGATAAATATTTCCTTACGGATCAGTATAATAATGACGCCAATTGGAAAGCCCATTATCACACAACGGGGCCTGAAATCATGGCCCAGACCAACGGCCAGGTAGATGCCGTAGTGGCGACTGTGGGCACCTCGGGGACACTGATGGGATTGTCTCGTTATTTTAAGGATCAGGACCATCCTGCCCGGGTAATCTGTGCAGAACCTTACCTGGGACACGGTATCCAGGGGCTTAAAAATATGAAAGAGTCCTATACCCCGGAGATTTTTGATAAAACCCTGTTGGGTGAAATCGTCCACATTGATGATGAGCCGGCTTTTGAGGCTGCCCGCCAATTGGCTGCAAAAGAGGGGCTGTTTGTGGGCATGAGTTCGGGGGCGGCCATGGCTGTAGCCCTTGAGCAGGCCAAGCGTCTTCAAAACGGGGTTATCGTTGTCATTTTTCCGGATTCAGGTGAGCGTTATCTGTCCACTGAGCTTTTCAGCGTAAAGAAGAATATTCACCTCACGATCCACAACTCCCTGGGTGGAAAAAAAGAGTCCTTAAATCCCCAGGGTGACAAGGAGGTTGGGGTTTATACCTGCGGCCCTACAGTTCATCGGAGGCAGGATATTACCCATTTCAGGCGCCACGCATTTACCGATCTGCTCATCCGTTATCTTGAATACCAGGATGTGAAGGTTAAACATATCGTTAATATTACCGATTATGACGATAAGACCATCGATGGCGCCAGGCAGGCAAAAACAACACCTCAAAAATTTACTCATCCGTTTATTGATAGGTTTCTGGATGATTTATCTCGGCTTGGCATGCGGCCGGCACAAGGCTATCCAAAAGTGTCCGAACATTTTACGGAAATGACGGATCTGACAAGGAAGCTGCTTGTTAACAACCATGCCTATGAAAAGTTGCATTCCGTATACTTTGATTTGGCAAGCTTTGGGGATTACGGCCGACTGTCCCGGGTGGATGTCAACAAGATCCGGGTGGGGGCCACCGTGGATTTGGATGAATATGAAAAAAATAATCCCAGAGACTTTACCCTGCTAAAACGGGTAACGCTGTCAGAGCTAAAACAGGGTCTGGGGGTTAAAACGGAATGGGGGAATGTCCGGCCGTCCCTTCATCTGCAGTGTGCCGCCCTTGCGTCAACTTTCCTTGGTACCGACTTTGATATTCATACGGGCTCAATGGAGTTGATGTTTCCCCACCATGAGAACGAGATTGCCATTGCCAGGGCTGCCGGCGGTTCTTTTGCCAAGGTGTGGATGCATTGCCATCCGGTCCAGTATGACGGGTCCCTGGAAACGGATGATGTCGATTTACTGACCCTGGACCGGCTGGTTGAGATGGGCTGGGACGAGAAAACTATTCGCTTTTGGCTACTGTCCGCTCATTATAGAAAATCCCTGCTGTTATCCAGAAAGAGCCTGGATGATGCCAAAACGGTCCTGTCCCGAATCAACCGCTGCATTGAATCCCTTGGTCATGTGTCGGGGCCGTCCAATGAAGAGGAAATTCAGCATATCACCTATGATTTGCGCCAGGGTATGATGGATGCCATGGCAAATGATCTCAAGGTCCCTGTGCTGGTATCCGATCTTTTATCCGGGGTGAAAAAGATCAACCGTATGGTTGTTGATGGCCAGGTCGGGCAGGGTGGTGCGCAGCGCCTGCTTAAATGTTTTAAAGATGTGGACGCCGTACTCAATATATTTGATTTCAGCAAGAAAGTTCCGTATTCATCGGAAGTGGTTGCACTCATGGCTGAACGAGATGCTGCCCGACAACAAAAAGATTTTCAGACCGCAGACAGGATCCGTAAACAATTGGATGAAATGGGGATCCTGGTTCACGATCAAAAGGTGTAA
- a CDS encoding GspE/PulE family protein, with protein sequence MNLNTDRYFSAKAICRTLISAGLISTDQAKDVLYRERDIKKKLAAQTGGEASGDRQSALNAISFIDVLVYLNLNRQDKPDKVIDEDLIFKTLADSWHLPYKKIDPLKLELNLVTGTISRSFALRHLLLPLQMKGGKLVVATPNPFNHEAIDDVQRVTNLKVLPIVSSKTDVAKLIKEFFGFHHSISAAENLFSRTGVDIGNLERFVKLGNMDEPPSTDQHIVNAVNHLFSYAFDQKASDVHIEPKRDICLVRMRIDGALHTVYKLPKKLHNAVISRIKNLSALDMAEKRRPQDGRIKMLKKDQEVELRVSTIPVAFGEKVVMRIMDPEILFQDLETLGFTPADLKKYKNLITMPFGIVLVTGPTGSGKSTTLYSSLRMLSSPEVNITTIEDPIEMIHEEFNQIGVQPAIDVTFGSVLRNIMRQDPDIIMVGEIRDLETAQAAVQAALTGHLVLSTLHTNDAVSTVFRLLDLGIPPYLIHSALTGVVAQRLVRKICPHCAQTFEMDRRELSGLGLFVPGDGPLKLRHGKGCMKCRNTGYSGRAGIYEILAYTQELKQLTTRNANLDDMHRTARKQGLTPLRENGIKKMLEGQTTYQEVLKVTWEQA encoded by the coding sequence ATGAATTTAAATACTGACAGGTATTTCAGCGCTAAAGCTATTTGCCGGACGCTCATTTCAGCTGGATTGATCTCTACAGACCAGGCCAAGGATGTACTTTACCGGGAGCGTGACATAAAAAAGAAACTTGCCGCACAAACCGGCGGCGAAGCTTCCGGGGACAGGCAAAGTGCGCTTAACGCCATCTCTTTTATTGATGTGTTGGTCTATTTGAATCTGAACCGGCAGGATAAACCCGACAAAGTGATTGATGAAGATCTGATTTTTAAAACGTTAGCCGATTCCTGGCATCTTCCGTATAAAAAAATTGATCCTTTAAAACTTGAACTCAATCTTGTCACCGGCACGATTTCCCGCTCTTTTGCCTTAAGACATCTGCTGCTGCCTTTGCAGATGAAAGGCGGCAAGCTGGTGGTGGCCACTCCGAATCCCTTTAACCATGAGGCCATTGACGATGTTCAGCGTGTGACCAATCTGAAGGTCCTTCCCATTGTCAGTTCAAAGACGGATGTGGCTAAGCTTATCAAGGAATTTTTCGGGTTTCACCATTCCATCAGCGCGGCTGAAAATTTATTTTCCCGAACCGGGGTGGATATCGGCAATCTTGAGCGGTTTGTCAAACTGGGTAACATGGATGAACCACCGTCCACGGATCAACACATCGTTAATGCCGTGAATCACCTATTCTCCTATGCCTTTGATCAGAAGGCCAGTGATGTGCATATTGAACCCAAACGGGACATCTGCCTTGTACGCATGCGCATCGACGGTGCTTTGCACACTGTGTATAAATTGCCGAAAAAACTTCACAATGCAGTTATCAGTCGTATTAAAAATCTGTCTGCCCTTGATATGGCAGAGAAACGGCGCCCCCAGGATGGTCGGATTAAAATGCTTAAAAAGGATCAGGAAGTGGAGCTTCGAGTTTCTACGATCCCTGTGGCATTTGGCGAAAAGGTGGTGATGCGGATCATGGATCCCGAGATTCTTTTTCAGGATTTGGAAACGCTAGGATTTACACCGGCCGATTTGAAGAAATATAAAAATTTGATTACCATGCCCTTTGGTATTGTACTGGTTACAGGTCCGACCGGGTCCGGCAAATCCACCACATTGTATTCTTCATTGCGTATGCTGTCATCTCCTGAAGTAAATATTACCACCATTGAAGATCCCATTGAAATGATCCATGAAGAGTTCAACCAGATCGGGGTCCAGCCGGCCATTGATGTGACGTTTGGTTCGGTTTTGCGCAATATCATGCGCCAGGATCCGGATATCATCATGGTAGGTGAAATCCGGGATCTTGAAACAGCCCAGGCTGCTGTGCAGGCGGCTTTGACAGGGCATTTAGTGTTGTCCACCCTGCATACCAATGACGCCGTGTCCACGGTTTTCAGGCTTTTGGATTTAGGTATTCCGCCTTATCTGATTCATTCAGCCCTGACCGGGGTCGTTGCCCAGCGTCTGGTGCGCAAAATTTGTCCTCATTGCGCCCAGACATTTGAAATGGACCGTCGGGAACTATCAGGCCTGGGCCTTTTTGTACCGGGTGATGGTCCCTTAAAGCTTAGGCATGGCAAGGGGTGTATGAAATGCAGGAATACCGGCTACAGCGGCCGGGCCGGGATTTATGAAATCCTGGCCTATACCCAGGAGCTAAAGCAGTTGACAACCCGGAATGCAAATCTTGATGACATGCATCGGACAGCCCGTAAACAAGGTCTGACGCCTTTACGGGAAAATGGAATTAAAAAAATGCTTGAAGGTCAAACAACCTATCAGGAAGTCCTGAAAGTAACCTGGGAGCAGGCCTGA
- a CDS encoding UpxY family transcription antiterminator, which produces MKDNALWFALLTRSNFEQTVYSRISKKKIDAFLPSTRKPSKRKDRKLMIETPLFPGYVFVKSTMAPVDQLPILKTVGAVRLLGNSAGPVPVPEQQIQSLKLLTSVAQDLITGSMIELKKGDPVMILEGPMAGLKGEFFEHKGKGRVIIKVDLLGRYAGVEVDFDMVEKVPDLLS; this is translated from the coding sequence ATGAAAGACAATGCTCTTTGGTTTGCTCTGCTGACCCGAAGCAATTTCGAGCAGACAGTGTACTCTCGCATAAGCAAAAAAAAGATAGATGCCTTTTTGCCGAGTACAAGAAAGCCCAGTAAAAGAAAAGACCGCAAGCTCATGATAGAAACCCCGTTGTTTCCCGGATACGTGTTTGTTAAATCCACCATGGCTCCGGTGGACCAGTTACCCATTTTAAAAACCGTAGGGGCTGTCAGGCTTTTAGGGAACTCTGCCGGCCCGGTACCCGTGCCCGAGCAACAGATTCAATCGCTCAAGCTTTTAACATCTGTAGCTCAGGATCTGATTACAGGCAGCATGATTGAGTTAAAAAAAGGGGATCCGGTAATGATCCTCGAAGGCCCCATGGCTGGCCTGAAAGGTGAATTTTTTGAGCATAAAGGCAAGGGACGGGTCATCATCAAAGTCGACCTGTTAGGACGCTATGCCGGGGTGGAAGTGGATTTTGACATGGTTGAAAAAGTCCCGGACCTTTTATCTTAG
- a CDS encoding HD domain-containing protein: MTRIADLLFEVRMLKDLNRTGYAFLGAGQESIAEHSFTTAFLCFIMARLEPDADAEKLMSMALVHDTAEARTGDLNYVNKHYNSVDESHAVSDFVQDLDLAKEIPELIDEFNQGETMEARLVNDADQLSFILELKKLKDLGATSPESWLPFVVGRLKTDTGKQLAREILGTRWDEWWTRGYSE; encoded by the coding sequence ATGACACGGATTGCCGATCTTTTGTTTGAAGTACGAATGCTCAAGGATTTAAACCGGACCGGATACGCTTTTTTAGGGGCAGGACAGGAAAGCATTGCGGAACACAGTTTCACCACAGCGTTTTTATGTTTTATTATGGCCCGCCTTGAACCGGATGCTGATGCTGAAAAGCTTATGTCCATGGCATTGGTGCATGATACGGCTGAAGCCCGGACAGGGGATTTAAATTATGTGAACAAACACTATAATAGTGTGGATGAATCCCATGCGGTGTCAGATTTTGTCCAGGATCTTGACTTGGCAAAAGAGATTCCCGAACTCATTGATGAATTCAACCAGGGAGAAACCATGGAGGCTCGCCTGGTCAATGATGCGGATCAGCTCTCCTTTATTCTTGAATTAAAAAAATTAAAAGATCTTGGCGCCACCTCGCCTGAGTCCTGGCTGCCTTTTGTGGTCGGCCGCCTTAAGACAGATACGGGTAAGCAGCTTGCCCGGGAGATTCTTGGCACACGCTGGGATGAATGGTGGACCCGTGGATATTCGGAATAG
- a CDS encoding HD domain-containing phosphohydrolase translates to MALGLSILYVGSRCPQDITSEDSNFSLVCVNTPDAIKNLKQRPDIVLMDPFSHGPDVDLEKVRPWFAKFHVNKFQFSPAVFVIVPEETQKSVRLSIMESGADHVVAWPLDTRELEIKAKGAIDKLHLEQTLFSKTGSLEKSFGYLDRFKRELKETKDELLEDKSNLNTALKQIHQMSQERKRLKKNLLDSKAQMAADVEGFSRILYTLIRQRVELNRGHGERVGEIACFIATQMGVSQKQLEDLSKAGMLHETGLLFLSDDYISKKMAGGGEADQDSGSTPTLYDQAMRVQFPVKGAQLLSHCRGFEGASAIIRYLNENVDGTGYPDGLKRHHIPLASRILAAADELDTLRENNISLGIQALLSELEPMIGSRLDPQVAGWLEKYVVLHLGGEHLKVRGVGVEQLKPGMTLSATLFTQTGTKLLPAGQTLTRQAIDKIIQYHRAYPVDETVYIKV, encoded by the coding sequence ATGGCTTTAGGCCTTTCCATTTTATATGTGGGGTCTCGGTGTCCCCAGGATATTACGTCTGAAGATTCGAACTTTTCCCTTGTCTGTGTTAATACGCCGGATGCGATAAAAAATCTGAAACAACGACCGGATATTGTGTTGATGGATCCCTTTTCCCACGGCCCGGATGTTGATTTGGAAAAGGTTCGGCCGTGGTTTGCTAAGTTCCACGTCAATAAATTTCAATTTTCTCCGGCAGTTTTTGTTATCGTGCCTGAAGAAACCCAGAAGAGTGTCCGATTAAGTATTATGGAATCTGGCGCTGATCATGTGGTGGCTTGGCCTTTGGATACCCGAGAGCTTGAAATTAAAGCTAAAGGCGCAATAGACAAACTTCATCTTGAGCAGACACTTTTTTCTAAGACCGGTTCCCTTGAAAAATCCTTTGGGTATCTGGATCGGTTTAAACGCGAATTAAAAGAAACCAAAGATGAACTGCTTGAGGACAAAAGCAATCTGAACACAGCTTTAAAACAGATTCACCAAATGTCCCAAGAGCGTAAGCGTTTAAAGAAAAATCTTTTGGATAGTAAGGCACAGATGGCCGCGGATGTGGAAGGATTCAGCCGCATTCTTTATACGTTAATTCGTCAGCGGGTGGAGCTTAATCGCGGCCATGGTGAGCGTGTGGGAGAAATTGCCTGCTTTATCGCAACCCAAATGGGGGTATCTCAAAAACAGTTGGAGGATCTGTCAAAAGCTGGTATGCTTCATGAAACAGGACTTCTTTTCCTTTCAGATGATTATATTAGCAAAAAAATGGCCGGTGGGGGAGAAGCAGATCAAGATTCCGGTAGCACCCCCACATTATATGATCAAGCGATGAGAGTGCAATTCCCGGTTAAAGGTGCTCAATTGCTCAGCCATTGCCGGGGGTTTGAAGGGGCTTCAGCTATTATCCGTTATTTGAACGAAAATGTGGATGGAACAGGGTATCCGGATGGCTTGAAACGTCACCATATACCTTTGGCGTCAAGAATTCTTGCCGCTGCGGATGAACTGGATACGCTTCGGGAGAACAACATATCCCTGGGCATTCAAGCGTTGCTTTCAGAACTTGAGCCGATGATCGGCAGCCGACTTGATCCGCAGGTCGCAGGATGGCTTGAAAAGTATGTGGTGCTGCATCTGGGTGGGGAGCACCTCAAGGTTCGTGGGGTCGGTGTGGAGCAGCTTAAACCTGGAATGACGCTCAGTGCAACACTGTTCACCCAAACCGGCACCAAACTGTTGCCGGCGGGGCAGACCCTGACTCGTCAGGCCATTGATAAGATCATACAATACCACAGGGCATATCCTGTAGACGAAACTGTGTATATAAAGGTTTGA
- the lptD gene encoding LPS assembly protein LptD: MVSCKRVLCQICIVPAVIIFLSGQAFCFSASLPTQKVSWHIQARQVSYEDTRKLYIAENEVVITGGKTRLEADYVEFSDVTKDAFAKGNVLLISGNDTITCKSMNINLASETGTINQGTIFIQDNNYYISGDKLQKTGEFTYDAEKGSITTCEGDTPDWKITGKDIEVTVDGYGHASHAVLWAKKMPTLYAPYFIFPAKTERQTGLLIPIAGYSDEMGFEYQQPLFLALSDSTDATLYPYYMSDRGTMLSGEYRYVLSPDSKGMIMMSHLNDRTEGDDADENELYNISSTPDRTNHDRYWFRMKHDQELWYGFNAKLDIDYVSDMDYLRTFGDGYAGFHSTDHAFEKMFGRDLDSATDYTRENSLLISKNWFSYGLNIEALWYDNIRARQLDIEDTTLQTMPSVEFFAARQKVAENFGLYYKMDSEFKSFYRQDTTDTKVTGRRADIHPIFYYPIKFGKAFFIEPYAGVRGTLWDTDDFTDSNGDDSDTRTRGLYEMGIDLSTTLSRVFTLNTDFAEKIEHKVVPRLEYDYIPFVDQEDLPDFDSIDDISEKNIITWSLTNTFTSRKTITDGNGDESRIYKELFWFKLSQGYDIRYEQDGDDAADDPWQDLTLKYELNPMQYLTSNGTIALDPNTGHFTKIQVGGTVSDNRGDSVNLSYRYSTKYSHTWNTTIRTNLVPDILQAYYSVETDLEDKKTVQTGAGISINQPCWGLNLAFKDESADKSFAFMVILKGIGEFGTQ, translated from the coding sequence ATGGTTTCATGCAAAAGAGTGCTGTGCCAAATATGCATTGTCCCGGCCGTTATTATATTTCTTTCAGGTCAGGCTTTTTGTTTCTCCGCATCCCTGCCCACCCAAAAGGTGTCTTGGCATATCCAGGCCCGGCAGGTGAGCTACGAAGATACACGCAAGCTTTACATTGCGGAAAATGAGGTGGTGATAACCGGGGGCAAAACGCGCCTGGAAGCCGATTATGTCGAATTCTCAGATGTAACCAAAGACGCCTTTGCCAAAGGCAATGTCCTGCTTATCTCAGGAAATGACACCATTACCTGCAAGTCCATGAATATCAACCTAGCCTCGGAAACAGGCACGATCAACCAGGGCACCATATTCATCCAGGACAACAACTATTATATTTCAGGTGACAAACTTCAAAAAACCGGTGAATTCACCTATGATGCAGAAAAAGGATCTATCACCACCTGCGAAGGGGATACGCCAGACTGGAAAATCACAGGAAAAGACATTGAGGTGACCGTTGACGGATACGGCCACGCCAGTCATGCCGTCCTCTGGGCTAAAAAAATGCCGACCCTCTATGCGCCCTATTTTATATTTCCAGCCAAAACAGAACGTCAGACAGGACTTTTGATCCCCATCGCAGGGTATTCTGACGAGATGGGGTTTGAATACCAGCAACCGCTGTTTTTAGCACTTTCGGACAGTACAGATGCCACCTTGTATCCCTATTATATGTCGGACAGGGGTACAATGCTCTCAGGTGAATACAGATATGTCTTGTCCCCGGACTCCAAAGGGATGATCATGATGAGTCATCTCAATGATAGAACCGAAGGAGACGACGCGGATGAAAACGAACTATACAACATTTCAAGCACACCCGATCGTACCAACCATGACCGTTACTGGTTTCGAATGAAGCATGACCAGGAACTGTGGTATGGCTTTAACGCCAAACTGGATATTGATTATGTCTCCGATATGGATTATCTGCGGACGTTTGGAGACGGTTATGCAGGTTTTCACAGCACCGATCATGCATTTGAAAAAATGTTTGGCCGGGATCTGGATTCAGCCACCGATTATACCCGGGAAAACAGCCTGCTGATATCAAAAAACTGGTTCTCATACGGCCTGAACATAGAAGCACTGTGGTATGATAATATCCGGGCCCGACAGCTAGACATAGAGGACACCACCCTGCAGACCATGCCCTCGGTTGAGTTTTTTGCAGCCCGCCAGAAAGTTGCAGAAAATTTCGGGTTGTATTACAAAATGGATTCGGAATTTAAGTCTTTTTACCGGCAGGACACCACAGACACAAAGGTTACCGGCAGAAGGGCAGACATTCATCCGATCTTTTATTATCCCATAAAATTCGGCAAGGCATTTTTTATAGAACCCTATGCAGGTGTCAGAGGGACCTTATGGGATACGGATGATTTTACAGACAGCAACGGTGATGATTCGGATACCCGGACCCGGGGGCTATATGAAATGGGGATTGACCTGTCAACCACCCTAAGCCGCGTGTTCACATTAAACACGGATTTTGCCGAAAAAATCGAGCACAAAGTTGTGCCCAGGCTGGAATATGACTATATCCCCTTTGTGGACCAAGAGGATCTGCCCGATTTTGACAGCATAGACGATATTTCAGAAAAAAATATTATTACCTGGTCTCTGACCAACACATTCACCTCCAGAAAGACAATAACAGATGGAAACGGGGACGAATCCAGGATCTATAAGGAACTGTTCTGGTTCAAGCTTTCCCAGGGCTATGACATTCGGTATGAACAGGATGGGGATGATGCCGCAGACGACCCCTGGCAGGATTTGACATTAAAATATGAATTAAATCCGATGCAATACCTGACATCAAACGGCACCATCGCCCTTGACCCCAATACTGGTCATTTCACCAAGATCCAGGTCGGGGGAACGGTATCAGATAACAGAGGAGACAGTGTTAACCTGTCCTACCGGTATTCAACAAAATATTCGCATACCTGGAATACAACTATCAGAACGAACCTGGTACCGGATATATTGCAAGCGTATTATTCAGTTGAGACTGACCTTGAAGACAAAAAAACCGTTCAAACCGGTGCAGGTATATCTATCAACCAGCCGTGCTGGGGGCTAAATTTAGCGTTTAAAGATGAATCTGCAGATAAATCATTTGCCTTCATGGTAATCCTGAAGGGAATCGGAGAATTCGGCACACAATGA
- a CDS encoding MotA/TolQ/ExbB proton channel family protein, translating to MDISSIIGCVSGIGFILGTILLGGPIGMFINIPSILIVVGGTIAATMIGFPLGDVIGIIKTAIKVFMFKIEKAEDIIANLTEISNKARKGGLLSIEGDIQSTSDPYLAQALQMTVDGVKTEDIGQIMEKKMELTKKSLETGSNIFAAMAAYAPAFGMIGTLIGLVQMLANLDDPSTIGPKMAVAMITTFYGAIMANLFFIPMSDKLKGRTEEEITNMNIVYEGILSIREGEHPKLMEDKLKVYLGDGAKEEKK from the coding sequence ATGGATATTTCTTCAATAATCGGCTGCGTCTCCGGAATCGGGTTCATTCTGGGTACCATCCTTTTGGGTGGTCCCATCGGTATGTTCATCAATATTCCATCTATCCTCATTGTTGTGGGTGGCACCATTGCCGCAACCATGATTGGTTTTCCCTTGGGTGACGTTATAGGCATTATTAAAACCGCCATTAAGGTGTTCATGTTCAAAATTGAAAAAGCCGAGGATATCATTGCCAATCTTACGGAAATATCCAATAAAGCCAGAAAAGGCGGATTACTCTCCATTGAAGGTGATATTCAAAGTACTTCAGATCCCTATTTGGCCCAGGCCTTGCAGATGACTGTAGACGGGGTTAAGACCGAAGATATTGGTCAGATCATGGAAAAGAAGATGGAATTGACCAAAAAGAGTCTGGAGACCGGTTCGAACATTTTTGCTGCGATGGCTGCCTATGCACCGGCATTCGGCATGATCGGTACGCTGATTGGTCTTGTGCAGATGCTGGCCAATCTGGATGATCCCTCCACCATTGGTCCAAAAATGGCTGTTGCCATGATTACCACATTTTACGGTGCCATCATGGCCAATCTTTTTTTTATTCCCATGAGTGATAAACTCAAAGGACGTACAGAAGAAGAAATTACCAATATGAATATTGTTTACGAGGGTATCTTATCCATCCGGGAAGGTGAACATCCAAAACTTATGGAGGACAAACTGAAAGTTTACTTGGGGGATGGTGCCAAGGAAGAGAAGAAGTAA
- a CDS encoding LysM peptidoglycan-binding domain-containing protein: MPFHDKTFSPLVFLIVVCIIAGFSPLGAREEAKTFNTDNDTGFYYTIKKGDTLWDLSQKFYNSQWDWPGLWEMNKKIKNPHWIYPGNTIRVYLKPEFKISPPETPKQMAIETRFNYPAIHSTGFIKKEQVPALGTVLREKEGNIMMTTNDVVYIRPTGQTPFITGHIYQIYSTSQVDQKIGTSRYKGIKHLLKADLEIIEVNTQYAAGKIKKAYRDVASGDLVMDFYPRQPTFEVDEHPDPVEAVLLCSEDDNVLVNDYRIAFINKGSEDNIRLGNIYTIKRGKETESVYDVKTGLDIAPVTSGKLIVLHTEPASATVMVLSSIQDIHPGDIVN; encoded by the coding sequence ATGCCGTTTCACGATAAAACATTTTCACCCTTGGTGTTTCTGATCGTTGTCTGTATTATCGCAGGATTTTCCCCGCTTGGTGCCCGGGAAGAAGCGAAGACATTTAACACTGATAACGATACAGGCTTTTACTACACAATTAAAAAAGGGGATACACTCTGGGATCTGTCCCAAAAATTTTATAATTCCCAATGGGACTGGCCAGGACTGTGGGAGATGAACAAAAAAATTAAAAACCCCCACTGGATTTACCCAGGCAATACCATCAGGGTATATCTCAAACCTGAATTTAAAATATCGCCCCCTGAAACACCGAAACAGATGGCAATTGAAACCCGGTTTAATTATCCAGCTATTCACAGTACCGGATTTATAAAAAAAGAACAGGTTCCGGCCCTTGGCACGGTGTTACGGGAAAAAGAGGGCAACATCATGATGACCACCAATGATGTTGTTTATATCAGGCCCACGGGTCAAACCCCTTTTATTACCGGACACATATACCAAATTTATTCCACCTCCCAGGTGGACCAAAAAATCGGCACAAGCCGTTATAAAGGCATCAAACACTTACTCAAGGCCGACCTTGAGATCATTGAAGTCAACACCCAATACGCGGCCGGCAAAATCAAAAAAGCATACAGGGATGTCGCTTCAGGAGATCTGGTTATGGACTTTTATCCAAGGCAGCCCACATTTGAGGTCGATGAACACCCTGACCCAGTAGAAGCAGTTCTGCTCTGTTCCGAGGACGACAATGTTCTGGTCAACGATTACCGTATCGCCTTTATAAATAAGGGTTCCGAAGATAATATCCGGTTAGGCAATATCTACACCATTAAGCGCGGCAAAGAAACAGAATCGGTTTACGATGTTAAGACAGGGCTGGATATCGCCCCTGTAACCTCCGGTAAGCTCATTGTTCTGCATACTGAACCGGCAAGCGCTACGGTCATGGTACTCTCGTCGATACAGGATATCCATCCCGGAGATATCGTGAATTAA
- a CDS encoding 4Fe-4S binding protein — MAFNASVDEAKCVGCEECVDVCPAEVFEMQDGKSVAVNAEECMGCESCIEVCEEDAITVEED; from the coding sequence ATGGCTTTTAACGCGAGCGTTGATGAAGCAAAATGTGTAGGTTGCGAGGAATGCGTTGATGTATGTCCTGCAGAAGTATTTGAAATGCAAGACGGCAAATCCGTAGCTGTTAATGCAGAAGAATGCATGGGCTGCGAAAGCTGCATAGAAGTTTGTGAAGAAGACGCCATCACCGTAGAAGAAGACTAA